In Triticum aestivum cultivar Chinese Spring chromosome 5B, IWGSC CS RefSeq v2.1, whole genome shotgun sequence, the following proteins share a genomic window:
- the LOC123113349 gene encoding two pore potassium channel a: MSDNSIQRALLPENPDANVLQRKPSQGAKRFRRCRSAPRSETDEKPQENGSSLPAKELFSVVRPSFRLVGFLLFLYLLVGVVVFYLVMDQLSGKRTNRVLDALYFCIVTMTSVGYGDLVPNSDTTKLLACVFVFTGMAIIALFVSKSADYLVEKQEVLFFKALHMNMKCGEARMLRQIETNKTKYKFYTAALLLVTAIVVGTVFLWKVEKLSLVDSFYCVCATITTLGYGDKSFSSQLGRTFAVFWIITSTIILALFFMYLAEIYTERRQKMLAKWVLTRRVTTMDLEAADLDNDRKVGAAEFVVYKLKELGKISQEDISSFLEEFDKLDVDQSGTLSTYDLTQAQSGQ; this comes from the exons ATGTCTGACAACAGCATTCAGCGAGCATTGCTACCTGAGAACCCCGATGCCAATGTGCTCCAAAGAAAGCCGTCGCAAGGAGCCAAGCGGTTCCGAAGATGCAGGTCGGCTCCCAGATCAGAGACCGATGAAAAACCACAAGAAAATGGCTCGTCGCTTCCAGCCAAGGAGTTGTTCAGcgtggtacggcccagcttcagacTAGTAGGGTTCCTCCTATTTCTCTACCTGCTAGTTGGCGTCGTAGTCTTTTACCTTGTCATGGATCAGTTATCTGGCAAGAGAACCAACAGAGTGCTCGACGCACTGTACTTCTGCATTGTCACGATGACATCGGTGGGCTATGGAGACCTTGTTCCTAACAGCGACACGACAAAGCTGCTCGCTTGTGTTTTCGTCTTCACCGGCATGGCGATTATTGCTCTCTTCGTGAGCAAGTCGGCAGACTATCTCGTCGAGAAGCAGGAGGTGTTGTTCTTCAAGGCACTGCACATGAATATGAAGTGTGGCGAGGCCAGAATGCTCAGACAAATTGAGACAAACAAGACAAAGTACAAGTTCTACACGGCCGCTCTGCTTCTTGTGACGGCCATTGTTGTGGGGACTGTTTTTCTCTGGAAGGTTGAGAAGCTGAGCCTTGTTGACTCCTTTTATTGTGTCTGTGCCACAATCACTACCTTGGGTTATGGGGATAAAAGCTTCTCGTCCCAACTGGGGCGCACTTTCGCGGTGTTTTGGATAATTACAAGCACCATAATTCTGGCGCTCTTCTTCATGTACCTCGCCGAGATCTACACCGAGCGACGGCAAAAGATGCTGGCCAAATGGGTTCTCACACGGAGAGTAACAACCATGGATCTTGAAGCAGCTGATCTGGATAATGATCGGAAAGTGGG TGCTGCTGAATTTGTCGTGTACAAGCTCAAAGAACTGGGGAAGATCAGCCAAGAGGACATATCTTCTTTTCTAGAGGAGTTTGACAAACTCGACGTTGACCAGTCCGGCACACTCTCCACATATGACCTTACTCAGGCACAATCCGGTCAGTGA
- the LOC123113348 gene encoding meiotic recombination protein SPO11-1 isoform X1: protein MAGSGKRRRATVLDDDERRGRRRLEEAALLLHKIKGLVGWVVAEISAGRSPSLALHRYQNYCACASAAAAASPSTCACSYDAPVGTDVLSLLRKEFHASRLNVLLRVLLVVQQLLQENKHCSKRDIYYMYPSMFVEQAIVDRAINDICILFKCSRHNLNVVPVAKGLVMGWIRFVEGEKKVYCITNVNTAFPIPVSIEAIKDVVSVAHYILVVEKEAGVRMKGPLSAYDFSILCSLPTVFFCMPFAVFQRLANDKFCEKNRCIVITGRGYPDIPTRRFLRYLVEQLHLPAYCLVDSDPYGFDILATYKFGSMQLAYDANILRVPEIRWLGVFTSDFEEYCLPDCCQLQLSSEDRRKLEGILTRCYLHKEAPEWRLKLEAMLEMGVKFEIEALSASSISFLSQEYIPQQIRLGRYI, encoded by the exons ATGGCGGGGAGTGGGAAGAGGAGGCGCGCGACGGTGCTCGACGACGACGAGCGGCGGGGCCGGCGGAGGCTGGAGGAGGCGGCCCTGCTCCTCCACAAGATCAAAG GGCTGGTGGGCTGGGTGGTCGCGGAGATCAGCGCCGGCCGATCCCCTTCCCTGGCGCTCCACCGCTACCAGAACTACTGCgcctgcgcctccgccgccgccgcggcgtccCCGTCCACATG CGCCTGCAGCTACGACGCCCCCGTCGGCACGGACGTCCTCTCCCTCCTCCGCAAGGAATTCCACGCCTCCCGCCTCA ATGTGCTTCTCAGGGTCCTGCTCGTGGTGCAGCAGCTCCTGCAGGAGAATAAGCACTGCTCCAAGAGGGACATCTACTACATGTACCCCTCCATGTTCGTAG AACAAGCGATTGTTGATCGTGCGATCAACGATATCTGCATACTCTTCAAGTGCAGCCGGCATAATCTCAACGTG GTTCCTGTGGCAAAAGG TTTGGTGATGGGCTGGATAAGATTTGTGGAGGGTGAAAAGAAAGTGTACTGCATAACAAACGTCAATACT GCTTTCCCCATTCCAGTTAGCATTGAAGCAATCAAAG ATGTTGTTAGTGTTGCTCACTACATCCTTGTTGTTGAGAAGGAGGCAGGTGTGAGGATGAAAGGCCCCCTGTCTGCATATGATTTTTCTATTCTTTGCAGTCTTCCTACAGTTTTCTTCTGTATGCCATTTGCAGTATTCCAGCGTTTGGCCAATGACAAGTTCTGCGAAAAGAATCGCTGCATTGTTATTACA GGAAGAGGCTACCCAGATATTCCAACAAGAAG ATTCTTGCGCTACCTTGTCGAACAGCTGCACTTGCCTGCTTATTGCTTAGTGGATTCAGATCCGTATGGTTTTGATATTCTGGCCACCTATAAATTTGGTTCCATG CAATTGGCATATGATGCAAATATTCTGCGTGTGCCTGAGATACGATGGCTTGGGGTCTTCACATCTGACTTTGAGGAGTATTGTCTTCCAGACTGCTGTCAACTTCAATTGTCATCTGAAG ATAGGAGGAAGCTTGAAGGAATTCTCACCAGATGTTACTTGCACAAGGAAGCCCCAGAATGGAG GTTGAAGTTGGAAGCCATGCTGGAAATGGGTGTCAAGTTTGAGATTGAAGCATTGTCAGCAAGTTCCATTTCGTTTCTGTCGCAGGAGTACATCCCCCAACAGATCAGACTAGGGAGGTACATATAG
- the LOC123113348 gene encoding meiotic recombination protein SPO11-1 isoform X2, which translates to MAGSGKRRRATVLDDDERRGRRRLEEAALLLHKIKGLVGWVVAEISAGRSPSLALHRYQNYCACASAAAAASPSTCACSYDAPVGTDVLSLLRKEFHASRLNVLLRVLLVVQQLLQENKHCSKRDIYYMYPSMFVEQAIVDRAINDICILFKCSRHNLNVVPVAKGLVMGWIRFVEGEKKVYCITNVNTAFPIPVSIEAIKDVVSVAHYILVVEKEAVFQRLANDKFCEKNRCIVITGRGYPDIPTRRFLRYLVEQLHLPAYCLVDSDPYGFDILATYKFGSMQLAYDANILRVPEIRWLGVFTSDFEEYCLPDCCQLQLSSEDRRKLEGILTRCYLHKEAPEWRLKLEAMLEMGVKFEIEALSASSISFLSQEYIPQQIRLGRYI; encoded by the exons ATGGCGGGGAGTGGGAAGAGGAGGCGCGCGACGGTGCTCGACGACGACGAGCGGCGGGGCCGGCGGAGGCTGGAGGAGGCGGCCCTGCTCCTCCACAAGATCAAAG GGCTGGTGGGCTGGGTGGTCGCGGAGATCAGCGCCGGCCGATCCCCTTCCCTGGCGCTCCACCGCTACCAGAACTACTGCgcctgcgcctccgccgccgccgcggcgtccCCGTCCACATG CGCCTGCAGCTACGACGCCCCCGTCGGCACGGACGTCCTCTCCCTCCTCCGCAAGGAATTCCACGCCTCCCGCCTCA ATGTGCTTCTCAGGGTCCTGCTCGTGGTGCAGCAGCTCCTGCAGGAGAATAAGCACTGCTCCAAGAGGGACATCTACTACATGTACCCCTCCATGTTCGTAG AACAAGCGATTGTTGATCGTGCGATCAACGATATCTGCATACTCTTCAAGTGCAGCCGGCATAATCTCAACGTG GTTCCTGTGGCAAAAGG TTTGGTGATGGGCTGGATAAGATTTGTGGAGGGTGAAAAGAAAGTGTACTGCATAACAAACGTCAATACT GCTTTCCCCATTCCAGTTAGCATTGAAGCAATCAAAG ATGTTGTTAGTGTTGCTCACTACATCCTTGTTGTTGAGAAGGAGGCAG TATTCCAGCGTTTGGCCAATGACAAGTTCTGCGAAAAGAATCGCTGCATTGTTATTACA GGAAGAGGCTACCCAGATATTCCAACAAGAAG ATTCTTGCGCTACCTTGTCGAACAGCTGCACTTGCCTGCTTATTGCTTAGTGGATTCAGATCCGTATGGTTTTGATATTCTGGCCACCTATAAATTTGGTTCCATG CAATTGGCATATGATGCAAATATTCTGCGTGTGCCTGAGATACGATGGCTTGGGGTCTTCACATCTGACTTTGAGGAGTATTGTCTTCCAGACTGCTGTCAACTTCAATTGTCATCTGAAG ATAGGAGGAAGCTTGAAGGAATTCTCACCAGATGTTACTTGCACAAGGAAGCCCCAGAATGGAG GTTGAAGTTGGAAGCCATGCTGGAAATGGGTGTCAAGTTTGAGATTGAAGCATTGTCAGCAAGTTCCATTTCGTTTCTGTCGCAGGAGTACATCCCCCAACAGATCAGACTAGGGAGGTACATATAG